One Glycine soja cultivar W05 chromosome 7, ASM419377v2, whole genome shotgun sequence genomic window, gctaagcccaatacaaaattatgaaattccagagaagtttttgggcttagcgcgaaggTACGCACAGGGCGAGTTCTGCAGCACTGATTGGTCTTGTaactctcgcttagcgggccAAGGCCGCTCTTAGCGAATAAAATGCTCCTTAAATGTAGTAGTGACCTGTGCTTAGCACGTCTGTCTCGCTTAGCACTATTCCAAATAGAgaaggaattgggcttagcaagagcactcgcttagcccaattcttGAAATTAATCAGATAGAGAAGAATAGCACTTAGCGCGTTAGCGCACTTAGCGAGACCACacttgtgcgcttagcgagaccagACTTGTGCACTTAGCAagatgactcgcttagcccCATTCCAAAATTAAATGGATAGAGATTTTATTGGGTTTAGTGCACAGGTCACGTGTCTAGCAGGACCATGCAACCAATGATCAGGGGtcaatgcgcttagcgcgaacaACAACTTGCTTAGCGCATGAGGAAGATGGTGCTTAGCACGAGGAGTGCGCTTAGTGAGtggacaataaaaaaatatttcaagctATTTTTCTGTCCACaacttcacaaaatctttttaaCCCCTTTTCCAATACTAAACATGTCGAATTCAAATAATCACAAGCAATCAAACTTAATAAATGcaagaaaaacataattaaataggGTTGGGTGGCCTCCCTGTAAGTGctcttttaacgtcattagcttaaTGCAAAAGTCTTTGTCAGCCTGGATCAATCTTGGTTCTCTCCTTCAGAACCTTCTCTTCgctctccttcacctctagacaAACATTCTGGTCCAACAATGtcttttcttcatcaaatagCTCAAACCTAATCTTTTGGTCTTCAATACCCATTTCTAGCTTCTTCTTTTCCATGTCTACTACACAGCTTGCAGTAGCCATAAATGGACGCCCCAAAATTAAGGGAACATATGTATCTTCCTCTAtgtccattaccacaaagtcagCAGGAAAGATAAGGTGTTTGACCCGAACCAAAACATCCTCTATTACTCCATAGGGTTTGGTGATGGAGCGATCTGCTAACTGTAAAGTCATCCAAGTCGGcattatctccaactctccaAGCCTCCAACATATGGAAAGTGACATCAAATTAatattggctcccaaatcaataAGAGCCTTGCCAACAGAAACTTCACCAATTGAACACGGAATAGTCACACTCTCAagatctttgtgcttaggtggaagaatCCTCTGAATTACAGCACTGCAGTTTCCTTCCACAATGATGTTTTCACTGTGAATGTACTTATTCTTCCATGTgagcatatcttttaaaaacttaGAGTACTACGAcatttgttgaagagcttctccaaagggcataGTAATCTCCAATTTCtggaagatatcaaggaaacaaGCCAGATGTCgttccttgtctttctttgtTGGTACCAATGGATATGGCACCTCCTCCCTTTTTCTTGGACTTGCctcctttctcttttctctagCCAACTCACTCTtggtatttttcttcttttcttttctctcattcactttttctttttcatttttttcattttctttttctttctctctttctttttctttttctttcttttccttctcacttatttctttttcactcacaaTTATTGGTATCTCCTTCTGCTGATCATCTTATGCTTCCACTTCTTCCTCAGTCTCACTCAAAGGTTCCATCACTAGGTCAATTTCTGGTTCAGTCACCAGCTGTTGTTTTTCTTCACCTATCCTCTTCTCACCTTCATTCATGCTCACCATTTTGCTTCTAGTCATAACAGCCTTGCACTCCTCCTTTGTATTCTTCTATGTGTTGGCTCCAAAGTTGCTTGACGGTCGGTCTGCCAGTTGTTTTGCCAATTGTCCTACCTGGACTTCTAGATTCTTGATAGCTGACTCTGTGTTCTTTTGATTTGACATGAATACTTGTATAAACTGAGCAAGAGTCTCTTCCAATTTCGTCGTTCtatcatagagactaggcccttgttgttgtGGCCTGTTAGGTGGCCCACCCTAGTCTTTATTGAACTGATTACCAGGCTAAGTTCTCCACTGTCCCTATTGCTAATTATATTGTTGGCCATGTTGAAATCCAGAATATCCACCTGCATTGAAGTTTGGTCTTGGCTGGTTCCCCATGTAGTTCACTTCATGTGTTGTATCTTCTGTGGGAATGCAGCAACCAAAATCATGTGCTCCACCACATATAACACAACCTACAACCGGGTTGGGATGTGTGCTCACTAGCGCAAGATTGCATGGTCACCAGCAGCCATATTCTTAATCaattccatggcttcttcaggggtcttcaattttatttttccccctaCAGAAGCATCTAAAAGCTTCTTGGATTGTGGCCTTAACCcgtcaatgaaaatattaagcTGGATTGGTTCTGAAAATCCATGAGTAACCCACGAAATCTTTCCAAAGCCTCACTCAAGGACTTGTCTGGAAATTGATGAAAGGATGAGATGGCAGCTTTTCCTTCAGCAGTCTTGGACtttgggaagtatttcttcaagaatttttcAACCATTTCATCCCAAGTCTTAAGACTATTACCTTTAAATGAATGGAGCCATCTTTTTGCCTCTCcagacaaagaaaatgaaaacaagctcaatctAATAGCATCCTCAAGCACGCCAGCTAGTCTGACAGTGTTGCAAATCTTAATATAAGTGGCTAGATGTGCATACGGGTCTTCATTGGGcagaccatgaaacaaattgttctgaataaactaaattaatgaATGTGGATAGGTTATATTCTGTGCTTGAACCTCCGGCCGCGCAATGCTAGTAAAGAACTGCGGCACAGATGTACTTGAGTAATCTTCCAGGGTCACTCGTCGAGGTTGCTCTTCAGCCATGACGTTGGCTTCAAATTCAGCTGTTTGAAATTCCCTGGATGTAGGTGAATTAGAAGATGATGACTCAGAAAAGTGAGCCTTTTCAAGGATTGATGCTACTGTTCTGTCATGCAaaagctttctttttctctgtGTGTTGTTTCTTCTGAAGGTtgcttcaatttctaaatccaATGGAACCAATTCACCTGTAGAAGATCTACACATGCAAACACTAACAGGAACAACAGTTaaccaattcaagaagaaaataaattctgaactaaaaaattactaacaaaaacaaaaattaataaatcaaagaataatgaattaatgCCTTCAAGTTGAACTAAACTTTCTAGATGGAAAAAGTTCCTCGGCAACAGCGCCAAAATACTTGTTTTGCTCTCCGGGACACTACTTGTTTGTGTGGATGCAAAATCTACTGGCAAGTGCACTGGgtcgtcaagtaaataattaaaatggtgtgaaccgagtatcaaactcaggaaacttgttcatttggtaaaggtttattcaataagcaggcatttgcaaacagtaatcatgattgtgaatgaaagtaaaagtatgctttattctaattacaaagcaataaacgtcagcaagtaagtgtgaaaacaAATATCTAAAGGCGTTGGGTCCTCTTACTAAGTAGATTGATGCAATTgaggatgtttctctaattaaagaTGATTCTATGTTCTATGCTGAAGGCTCAAGTACTAAACATCGATGTCTCAtgagtttagcctaattctaattaaaattcgTTCGCaaatgtctcttgttgaacttagcttaaTTGAACAGCATTATGATCAcagcataataaaaactaaattaccgcaCTCCGTGTCCAGACATACGGTAACCTAATTctactctatcaagttctaaggagacAATACATCTTGCAATGCTAAAGCCCCTAACTGTACACacatatgggtgatcaagccataagCATGCAATAATAAAGTACTGATAGAAACAACGAGcacataaaacaaccttaattgGATAGGGAAAGAATTTTACATCAATTACTCAGCAAGAATCCCCAACCgaggatttagccttccatatcATGAAAGCTCCTTTtacaatgaagaagaggaattaagagaaattgcttgcttacaaaggagtggggatgtctcctccacctctaggaatctcactatcactcaaaaactcaccaatcttcctaaaagatcaaaacttgGATTCTTTGCTCTGTTCTTTGCCTCTGTGTATTTCACTCTTCAAGCTCTTACGGCTATTCAGTGCTCTTTTTTTTAGccctcttctttcttttatgctattttaggcttaaaaagggctcaCTAACCTTGACGCCGCGCTTAGCACCATTCTCGAGCTTAGCGTGAGTAAGTAAATTTTTGCTCAACACCAAACTCGCGCTAAGCCTGGAAGGTGACAAACGCCTCGATCAACGAGCTGATGACGCGTTGAGCACGTGCCTGCGTGACAGATTCCCTTCCAGATTCCTCTTATCCGTTAAGCGTGTTGATGCCTCGCTTAGCAGAtgacactcgctaagcgcattgagcttgcttagcgagacatcaacttagcacttcttcaaaataattcctttttgcctgaaatggaagagaaattgacattaattccatacacaaggcttttactgagcacagataaaaataaagcaaaatttatttacaatcctatAGAAAGAACCATAAATGTGGGAAAATATGtacattttgtaaaagttttctatacaaaagttagtcgtataagatgaCTAACAGACTCCTTGATGGGACtcccaaaataataaataatttgatggTTAAGTAATTTTGTATGAGCATCCATTTTCAGTGTCCTATGAATATCTATCTTATTGCCttgatctataaaaaaaatctatatagttgcataggatacttttgtGGAAATGTGATTCACAAGTATTTGGACTAAGTGTTTAATAATGAATGATGACTTCAAATTCATCATCAGACTAAAATAGGTACTTCTCCAACACATTGCATTGATTCTTCTTGACTTGAATTACAAACCAGCTAGAGTCACTTAGAAATGATCAAATGCCTCGCATGTAGGGTTAACTCACTCATGCACTGCAAATCCTTTTTAGTTGGGAATGTTTCTTG contains:
- the LOC114420377 gene encoding uncharacterized protein LOC114420377 gives rise to the protein MLTWKNKYIHSENIIVEGNCSAVIQRILPPKHKDLESVTIPCSIGEVSVGKALIDLGANINLMSLSICWRLGELEIMPTWMTLQLADRSITKPYGVIEDVLVRVKHLIFPADFVVMDIEEDTYVPLILGRPFMATASCVVDMEKKKLEMGIEDQKIRFELFDEEKTLLDQNVCLEVKESEEKVLKERTKIDPG